CGCTGGAATCCGCAACGATCCCCTCCCGGGCCGCGTCATTCTCCTCCGGGGGGATCATGAGATCGCCCGGATCAAGGTCCTCCCCGTCCAGAAGCACCAGCGAGCTCTCCAGGACATGCTGGAGCTGGCGAATGTTCCCCGGCCACGAGAACTCCAGAAGGCGCTTCAGCGCGGCGACCGAAAGCCGGGGCGGGCGACGCCCCATCTCCTCGGAGAGCGTGTCGAGGAAGTGCTCGGCAAGGGAGGCGATATCCCCCCGACGATCCCGAAGCGGCGGCAGATCCACGGTGGCCACCTGCAGGCGGAACAGGAGGTCCTGGCGGAAGCTCCCCTCAAGGACCAGGTCCTCCAGACTCCGGTTGGTCGCTGCAATCAGCCGCACATCCGCGCAGATCTCCTCCGAGGAGCCCACCGGGCTGTAGGTTCGGTTGTCGAGAAACAGCAGCAGCTTCGCCTGAGCCGCGGCGTTCAGATTGCCGATCTCGTCGAGAAACAGCGTGCCCCCGTCCGCCTTGCGGATACGCCCCTCCCGGCGGACATCGGCCCCGGTGAACGCGCCACGAACATGCCCGAACATCTCGCTCTCCATCAGCGACTCCGGAATCGCCGCGCCGTCGACCACCACAAAGGGACCGTCGGCGCGGCTCCCTTCCTCGTGAAGAACCCGCGCGATGGACGACTTCCCCACGCCGCTCTCTCCCAGAAGGAGGACGGTCGTGGGAACTCCGGCGAGTTTCTGCAGCCGGGCGAACATCTTCTGTGCAGCGGGACTCTGCCCGATGAGGCTTCCAAAGGAATGGCGACGGCGAACCGTTCTGCGGAGGTCGCGAAGTTCACTCTCCAGCCGCGCCCGTTCCAGCGCACGCACCACGACAATGCGCAGCACATCCGGATCCAGCGGTTTCAGGAGGAAATCGGTGGCCCCCTGCCGGACCATTTCCAGCGCGACATTCCGGTCCCGATCCCCCGTGGCGATCACCACCGGAACCCACGGGCGCCGCGCACGCACCTCTTTCAGCGTCCGCACACCGCCGTCCGCGGTGTCGGGGTCGGGCGGAAGGTGCAGATCGAGAATCACAAGATCCACCGCCTCCCGCTCCACGACATCCAGCGCGCCAGCGCCGTCCTCCGCCTCCAGCACGCGATAATCCGCCTTCAGCAGGTGGTAGAGCAGCCGCCGCTCGGTGGCTTCATCATCCACCAGAAGAATGGTCGCGGGCTCTGCCATGCCGTCAGCCCCTTTCCGCGCCCGGGTCGGACGCGCCCTCGCCCGGCGTCTTCAGGCGCACCGCCATCTCCTCCACCTGGCGAACCAGATCCGCCAGCATGGAGAGGGCTTCGGCCCGAAACTCCGGATCGTCGG
This region of Gemmatimonadota bacterium genomic DNA includes:
- a CDS encoding sigma-54 dependent transcriptional regulator, whose product is MAEPATILLVDDEATERRLLYHLLKADYRVLEAEDGAGALDVVEREAVDLVILDLHLPPDPDTADGGVRTLKEVRARRPWVPVVIATGDRDRNVALEMVRQGATDFLLKPLDPDVLRIVVVRALERARLESELRDLRRTVRRRHSFGSLIGQSPAAQKMFARLQKLAGVPTTVLLLGESGVGKSSIARVLHEEGSRADGPFVVVDGAAIPESLMESEMFGHVRGAFTGADVRREGRIRKADGGTLFLDEIGNLNAAAQAKLLLFLDNRTYSPVGSSEEICADVRLIAATNRSLEDLVLEGSFRQDLLFRLQVATVDLPPLRDRRGDIASLAEHFLDTLSEEMGRRPPRLSVAALKRLLEFSWPGNIRQLQHVLESSLVLLDGEDLDPGDLMIPPEENDAAREGIVADSSEGLPLKERITAFERAILVDALAASAGNKSSAGRALGLDDNQIRYLCRKHGLG